One stretch of Cohnella algarum DNA includes these proteins:
- a CDS encoding ATP-binding protein yields MSGWDLKERGRVALDGEWEFYPGQLLTPEELQAGSVAGKRLLNVPGVWNGEGIGAWGSATYRLRVRVDPTDELLAIQKRIIRFSENIFVNGKLVGGSGEPAPTRDEYRPGNMPYPVSFYVPEDGKLDIVIQVANFDFKTGGIVSHLRLGLHSDIQFARFLQISLEWAGVLLLFAFSLFYFLTHFFLSRQRSFLLFGAFNLLFAVTILLNGERSFLQVFPEAPFELTWKLKDLTMFLPFPIMLGFVYSMFRKLPVFRAVLTVAGGTVLAYCAFIVFVPYYVYAYALEYFLASLPLSYGLLAIALSVLYMRGEYGAFGKREMQLFIASLLSLTLFPLNMVINMLDDSLAMFILTDALAYSFGVLTFMMFAVRYIDTYRSMEKLTGQLKEADRYKTEFLLRTSHELNTPLNGIINLSQAAMDAPSGTAGVRQNRDKLLLIRNTAFRMSNMVNDVIDLAKIEDGKLEVELGSVDLAAVVSIQFEMHGFLSKEKKVTLSRRIADDARYVVADEARLKQVMSNLVSYALQHTARGELAVSSARGGEDVVVAIKAKGGGAPETHAAEQAGFGIGLSVARQLIERMGGQLMEEAGVSEDGIGFEVRLPAASGTALAGAEKSRAETAAASEPAARSAGSAGVAGGTDTVLIAGEWKNSEIMANLLAIEGYRVVTAHTDKEALEFVSRPQRPDLVLLDVMLSGGKGYETGRQIRKLFTQIELPILYLMAASTQADVEACLSAGGNDVIAKPIDAGEVRVRIRTQLAMKRLAREAAQNEMAFLQSQIKPHFLYNALGTIMSLCYTDGVRAGELLSVLSTYLRILFHHNRMEEIVPLEQEIELIQAYVDIEKARFGQRLNVKFEYDEELLGQSIMPLTIQPLVENAIRHGVARKVNGGTVSISIRRKDRFAEVIVEDDGVGMPEARRKELLEPKAGERGVGFANIMKRLTHRTGKRPLLESVPDRGTKVTFWLPLDERDEKEGRDEP; encoded by the coding sequence TTGAGCGGGTGGGATCTGAAGGAACGGGGCCGGGTCGCGTTGGACGGCGAGTGGGAGTTCTATCCCGGGCAATTGCTGACGCCGGAAGAGCTCCAGGCCGGGAGCGTCGCGGGCAAAAGGCTGTTGAACGTTCCCGGCGTTTGGAACGGCGAAGGCATCGGAGCCTGGGGCAGCGCGACCTACCGGCTGCGGGTTCGGGTGGATCCGACGGACGAATTGCTGGCCATTCAAAAGCGGATCATCCGCTTTTCCGAAAACATTTTCGTCAACGGCAAGCTCGTCGGAGGCTCGGGCGAGCCTGCGCCGACCCGGGACGAATACAGGCCGGGCAACATGCCGTATCCGGTAAGCTTTTACGTTCCCGAAGACGGCAAACTCGATATCGTCATCCAGGTGGCCAATTTCGATTTCAAAACCGGGGGCATCGTTTCGCATCTCCGGCTCGGCCTCCATTCCGACATCCAGTTTGCCCGGTTCCTGCAAATCTCGCTGGAGTGGGCGGGCGTTCTGCTGCTGTTTGCGTTCAGTCTGTTTTACTTTCTCACTCATTTTTTCCTGAGCCGCCAAAGAAGCTTTTTGCTGTTCGGGGCGTTCAACCTCTTGTTTGCCGTCACGATCCTGCTCAACGGGGAACGGTCGTTTTTGCAGGTATTTCCCGAAGCCCCTTTCGAATTGACCTGGAAGCTCAAGGATTTGACGATGTTCCTTCCGTTTCCGATAATGCTCGGCTTCGTTTATTCGATGTTCAGGAAGCTGCCGGTATTCCGAGCCGTTCTTACCGTTGCGGGCGGCACCGTGCTTGCCTACTGCGCGTTTATCGTTTTCGTGCCCTACTATGTCTACGCGTACGCGCTCGAGTATTTTCTGGCCAGCCTTCCGCTTTCCTACGGTCTGTTAGCCATAGCGTTAAGCGTGCTGTATATGAGGGGGGAGTACGGGGCCTTCGGGAAAAGAGAGATGCAGCTTTTTATCGCTTCGCTTCTCAGCCTGACGCTGTTCCCGTTGAATATGGTCATCAATATGTTGGACGACAGCCTGGCCATGTTTATTTTAACCGATGCGCTCGCTTATTCGTTCGGCGTTTTGACCTTTATGATGTTCGCGGTCCGCTACATCGATACCTACCGCTCGATGGAAAAATTGACCGGGCAATTGAAGGAGGCCGACCGATATAAAACCGAATTTCTGCTTCGCACTTCCCACGAGCTGAATACGCCGCTCAACGGCATCATCAACCTGTCGCAAGCGGCGATGGATGCGCCTTCGGGAACCGCCGGCGTCCGGCAAAACCGGGACAAGCTGCTGCTGATCCGCAACACGGCATTTCGGATGTCCAACATGGTGAACGACGTTATCGATTTGGCGAAAATCGAGGACGGCAAGCTGGAAGTCGAGCTTGGATCGGTCGATCTGGCCGCCGTCGTTTCGATCCAATTCGAGATGCACGGCTTTTTATCCAAAGAGAAAAAGGTGACGCTGTCCCGGCGAATCGCGGACGATGCCCGCTATGTCGTCGCGGATGAAGCGCGCCTTAAGCAGGTCATGTCCAATCTCGTCAGCTATGCGCTGCAGCATACGGCGCGCGGGGAGCTGGCCGTGAGCAGCGCGCGCGGCGGCGAAGACGTTGTCGTGGCGATCAAGGCGAAGGGCGGCGGCGCGCCGGAGACGCACGCGGCGGAACAGGCCGGCTTCGGGATCGGGCTTTCCGTCGCCCGGCAATTGATCGAGCGGATGGGAGGACAACTGATGGAGGAGGCCGGCGTTTCCGAGGACGGGATCGGCTTCGAGGTCAGGCTTCCGGCCGCATCCGGCACGGCGCTGGCCGGCGCGGAGAAAAGCCGGGCGGAGACGGCGGCCGCTTCCGAACCCGCGGCTCGCTCGGCCGGGAGCGCCGGGGTTGCCGGGGGAACCGACACCGTCCTGATCGCCGGAGAGTGGAAAAATTCCGAGATCATGGCCAACTTGCTGGCGATCGAAGGCTATCGGGTCGTTACGGCCCATACGGACAAGGAAGCGCTCGAATTCGTCAGCCGGCCGCAAAGGCCGGACCTCGTCTTGCTGGACGTCATGCTGTCGGGCGGCAAGGGATACGAGACGGGAAGGCAAATTCGCAAGCTGTTTACCCAGATCGAGCTTCCGATTTTGTATTTGATGGCGGCAAGCACGCAAGCCGACGTGGAGGCTTGCCTGTCGGCGGGCGGAAACGACGTGATCGCCAAGCCGATCGACGCCGGGGAAGTCCGCGTCCGCATTCGCACGCAGCTCGCGATGAAGCGTCTGGCGCGGGAAGCGGCGCAAAACGAGATGGCGTTTTTGCAATCGCAGATCAAGCCCCATTTTCTCTACAACGCTCTGGGCACCATCATGTCGCTCTGCTACACGGACGGGGTGCGGGCGGGCGAGCTGCTGTCCGTGCTCAGCACGTATTTGCGGATTTTGTTCCACCATAACCGGATGGAAGAAATCGTGCCGCTCGAGCAGGAAATCGAGCTGATTCAAGCCTATGTCGACATCGAAAAGGCGAGATTCGGCCAAAGGCTCAACGTAAAGTTCGAATACGACGAAGAGCTGCTCGGACAGTCGATCATGCCGCTGACGATTCAGCCCCTCGTCGAAAACGCGATCCGGCACGGCGTGGCGCGCAAAGTGAACGGGGGAACCGTCTCGATTTCGATCCGCCGCAAAGACCGCTTTGCGGAAGTGATTGTCGAGGACGACGGGGTCGGCATGCCGGAAGCCAGACGAAAGGAGCTGCTGGAGCCGAAGGCCGGCGAGCGTGGCGTCGGCTTCGCAAACATTATGAAAAGATTGACGCATCGCACTGGCAAGCGTCCGCTGCTGGAAAGCGTACCGGACCGGGGGACGAAGGTGACGTTTTGGCTGCCGCTTGACGAACGCGACGAAAAAGAGGGGAGGGATGAGCCATGA
- a CDS encoding MMPL family transporter, with protein sequence MKTIVKLRWLVLVLWIAGVAALVLTAPNMQELVREKGQIEVPDGYSSTNAAAMLDEMAGEGSGQGGQSTVLVFHDGEGLDDRDMEAIRTGLESLKARQDELGVASLIQHFDTPELASQMVSEDGTTVLALANVTMDGRTNEEASESLYEALANVPVDHYLTGNWVIQEDVVQSSEEGLKKTEWITVVFILAILFVVFRSAVAPFIPLLTIGISYIASQSVVAFLVKYMDFPLSNFTQIFLVAVMFGIGTDYCILLISRFKEELAHGADRLEAIAATYRTSGRTVLVSGLAVLVGFSAIGFSTFGLYRSAVAVAVGVAVLLVALLTLVPFFMAVLGPAIFWPSRGALEHKPSRVWGAVGKFSLRRPLWSLAILGVILVPLLVSYKGDVSYNSLDEIGDKYDSVKAFNLISGSFGPGDSLPSTVVLKSERPLDDTDGLAMIEQVSRELAKVDGVKAVRSATRPTGEALADFQVANQAETLDSGLGEGADGIGQVASGLKSAGDSLVEQAPQLENAAEGAQRLAAGTDSLKAGIGELGAGLKRIEQGLKDGSAGAGELNDGLKQALASAERLAAASAQLSGSYDQLGSGLEQLTQGYNQAAEAQKGLAAGLSDLGQGLGGLADKYPELRQDEDFLRAQGAVAELAASAEQIGAQYAQLNEQLAGISQGLGQANGGLAQAAAGQAQLTEGLRSLSAGIASLQQGIEQAAAGQGQIIGRLPEMTVGIGELADGQQQLADGFSQLSGQLAQLTDGLNDSVEGLTQIEDGLASARGYLGELSSASDPQLGGWFAPDEALANEDFQVALDTYLSEDRQTAKFDVVFAGNPYEIETLTKTEDVEAAVARALQGTDYENANYAIGGVSSINNDLRNISQADYSRTVVLMLVGIALILIVMFRSVVIPIYLILSLLATYYTSMAINELIFVDMLGYSGSSWVVPFFGFVMLMALGVDYSIFLMDRFKENRHMGPQEAILSAMKSMGTVIMSAAVILGGTFAAMLPSGVLSLLQIATIVLSGLFLYALVMLPLFIPVMVRMFGEANWWPFMGSKAKAAPGDVPGSGSSVSLES encoded by the coding sequence ATGAAGACAATCGTCAAACTCAGATGGCTTGTGCTCGTTTTGTGGATTGCGGGAGTCGCGGCGCTCGTACTGACCGCCCCCAACATGCAAGAGCTCGTTCGCGAGAAAGGGCAAATCGAAGTGCCGGACGGGTACTCGTCGACCAACGCCGCGGCCATGCTGGACGAGATGGCGGGCGAAGGATCGGGACAGGGCGGCCAGTCGACCGTCCTCGTGTTTCACGACGGCGAAGGTTTGGACGATCGCGACATGGAGGCGATCCGTACCGGGCTGGAGTCGCTCAAGGCGCGTCAGGATGAGCTCGGCGTCGCCTCGCTGATCCAGCATTTCGATACGCCGGAGCTGGCGTCCCAGATGGTGTCCGAGGATGGGACGACGGTGTTGGCGCTGGCGAACGTGACGATGGACGGCAGGACGAACGAAGAAGCTTCCGAATCGCTGTACGAGGCGCTGGCGAACGTGCCTGTCGATCACTACTTGACGGGCAACTGGGTCATCCAGGAGGATGTCGTTCAAAGTTCGGAGGAAGGCCTGAAAAAGACCGAATGGATTACGGTCGTATTCATCCTGGCGATTCTGTTCGTCGTGTTCCGCTCGGCGGTCGCTCCGTTCATCCCGCTGCTGACGATCGGGATCAGCTATATCGCTTCGCAGTCGGTCGTGGCGTTCCTGGTCAAGTACATGGATTTTCCGCTTTCGAACTTTACGCAAATCTTCCTGGTCGCCGTCATGTTCGGCATCGGGACGGACTATTGCATCTTGCTGATCAGCCGGTTCAAAGAGGAGCTCGCGCACGGGGCGGACCGGCTGGAGGCGATCGCGGCGACTTACCGCACGTCGGGCCGGACGGTGCTCGTCTCGGGGCTTGCGGTGCTGGTCGGGTTTTCCGCCATCGGCTTTTCGACATTCGGGCTTTACCGGTCCGCGGTCGCGGTCGCGGTCGGCGTCGCCGTGTTGCTGGTGGCGCTCCTTACGCTCGTGCCGTTCTTCATGGCCGTGCTCGGGCCGGCGATTTTCTGGCCGTCGCGCGGCGCGCTGGAGCATAAGCCGAGCCGCGTCTGGGGAGCGGTCGGCAAGTTTTCGCTGCGGCGCCCGCTCTGGTCCCTGGCGATCCTGGGCGTCATTCTCGTGCCGCTGCTCGTTTCGTACAAAGGGGACGTTTCCTACAATTCGCTTGATGAAATCGGGGACAAATACGATTCCGTCAAAGCGTTCAATCTGATTTCCGGCAGCTTCGGACCGGGCGATTCGCTGCCGTCCACCGTCGTTTTGAAAAGCGAAAGACCGCTTGACGATACGGACGGGCTCGCGATGATCGAGCAGGTGTCCCGCGAGCTTGCGAAAGTGGACGGCGTGAAGGCGGTCCGCAGCGCGACCCGCCCGACCGGCGAGGCGCTCGCCGACTTCCAGGTCGCCAATCAGGCGGAAACGCTGGACAGCGGCCTCGGAGAAGGAGCCGACGGAATCGGCCAGGTCGCCTCCGGCTTGAAGAGCGCGGGCGACAGTCTGGTCGAGCAGGCCCCGCAGCTGGAAAACGCTGCGGAGGGGGCGCAGCGTCTTGCGGCCGGCACCGATTCGCTGAAGGCGGGAATCGGGGAGCTTGGGGCCGGGTTGAAGCGCATCGAGCAGGGGCTGAAGGACGGCTCGGCCGGCGCCGGAGAGCTGAACGACGGGCTCAAGCAGGCGCTGGCAAGCGCCGAGCGGCTCGCGGCCGCCAGCGCGCAGTTGTCGGGCAGCTACGATCAGCTCGGATCGGGGCTCGAACAGCTGACGCAGGGATACAATCAGGCGGCGGAAGCGCAGAAGGGGCTTGCGGCCGGGCTGTCCGACCTGGGGCAAGGGCTCGGAGGCCTGGCGGACAAATATCCGGAGCTGCGGCAGGATGAGGATTTTCTCCGGGCGCAAGGAGCGGTCGCGGAGCTTGCGGCCAGCGCCGAGCAGATCGGGGCGCAATATGCGCAGTTGAACGAGCAGCTTGCGGGCATCTCGCAAGGGCTCGGCCAGGCCAACGGCGGCCTTGCGCAAGCGGCGGCGGGTCAGGCGCAGCTGACCGAAGGGCTTCGCTCGCTGTCCGCGGGCATCGCCAGCCTGCAGCAGGGCATCGAGCAAGCGGCCGCCGGGCAGGGGCAAATCATCGGTCGGCTGCCGGAAATGACGGTCGGCATCGGCGAGCTCGCCGACGGGCAGCAGCAGCTTGCCGACGGCTTCTCGCAATTGAGCGGCCAACTGGCGCAATTGACGGACGGGCTGAACGACAGCGTCGAAGGCTTGACGCAAATCGAGGACGGGCTGGCATCGGCCCGCGGTTACCTGGGCGAGCTTTCGTCCGCCTCCGACCCGCAGCTGGGCGGTTGGTTCGCGCCGGACGAGGCGCTGGCGAACGAGGATTTCCAGGTGGCGCTCGACACGTACCTGTCGGAAGACCGGCAGACGGCGAAATTCGACGTCGTCTTTGCGGGCAATCCGTATGAAATCGAAACGCTGACCAAGACGGAAGACGTGGAAGCGGCGGTTGCCCGGGCGCTGCAAGGGACAGATTACGAGAACGCGAACTATGCGATCGGCGGCGTGTCCAGCATCAACAACGACCTGCGGAACATTTCGCAGGCGGACTACTCTCGCACTGTCGTACTTATGCTGGTCGGCATCGCTCTGATTTTGATCGTCATGTTCCGCTCCGTCGTCATCCCGATCTATTTGATCCTGTCGCTGCTCGCGACGTATTACACGTCGATGGCGATCAATGAGCTGATCTTCGTCGACATGCTGGGGTATTCCGGGTCGAGCTGGGTCGTGCCGTTTTTCGGCTTCGTCATGCTGATGGCGCTCGGCGTCGATTACAGCATTTTCCTGATGGACCGCTTCAAGGAGAACCGTCACATGGGACCGCAGGAAGCGATCCTTAGCGCGATGAAAAGCATGGGCACGGTCATCATGTCCGCCGCCGTCATTCTCGGCGGCACGTTCGCGGCAATGCTCCCCTCGGGGGTTCTGTCCTTGCTGCAAATCGCGACCATCGTGTTGTCCGGGCTGTTCCTTTACGCACTGGTGATGCTGCCGTTGTTCATTCCGGTCATGGTCCGCATGTTCGGCGAAGCGAACTGGTGGCCCTTCATGGGAAGCAAGGCGAAGGCGGCGCCCGGAGACGTTCCGGGCAGCGGAAGCTCGGTTTCCCTGGAAAGCTAA
- a CDS encoding MFS transporter, with protein MRDSSRTNYLLLLLVVFGGFLIFGFSENIKGPAIPRMQTDFGLNEGQLGLLLSLNSLGYLLACSFTSALSNKIGIKLTGIIAFVSMAASGVLMYISASYASLSASYFLLYIANGMLEIGLAIMAARIFTKNTGTMMNLSHFFYGLSSTVAPIFAASMMGWQFGGGELGWRGMYLIMLMLSLLPVIPSLFGRFPEGDRGGEHRISVRGLLRDPIAWLIVAVLSFGVVSELAVGSWLVYFLEKAYGWDTGDASGMLSVFFLCFMLSRLLVGPITDKIGYTVSVMIFSAFSGLCSLAAIVIGEKGAVLFAIAGIGIAPIYPTVMAMLSKRYAGGVDTAITFTVTLMGIASVVGNLLIGYIIEWVRQLFSARGTAGSELLGLQAGYGFIAVLALLCSATCLLLYVRLRQRRELV; from the coding sequence TTGCGCGATTCAAGCCGTACCAACTATCTTTTGCTGCTGCTCGTCGTGTTCGGCGGATTTTTGATTTTCGGATTTTCGGAAAATATAAAAGGACCGGCCATTCCGAGAATGCAGACCGATTTCGGCCTGAACGAAGGGCAGCTCGGCCTGCTGCTGTCGCTCAATTCGCTCGGCTATTTGCTCGCGTGCTCGTTTACGTCCGCGTTATCGAATAAAATCGGCATCAAGCTGACCGGCATCATCGCTTTCGTCTCGATGGCGGCCTCCGGCGTGCTGATGTACATATCCGCATCGTATGCCTCGTTGTCGGCATCTTACTTTCTTTTGTACATCGCCAACGGCATGCTGGAAATCGGCCTGGCGATCATGGCCGCCCGGATTTTCACGAAAAACACCGGCACGATGATGAACCTCTCCCATTTTTTCTACGGGCTCAGTTCGACGGTCGCCCCGATTTTCGCCGCTTCTATGATGGGGTGGCAGTTCGGCGGCGGCGAGCTCGGATGGCGCGGCATGTACTTGATCATGCTGATGCTTTCCCTGCTTCCCGTCATCCCTTCCCTGTTCGGCCGGTTTCCGGAAGGCGACCGCGGAGGCGAACACCGGATTTCCGTGCGGGGGCTGCTGCGGGATCCGATCGCCTGGCTGATCGTCGCCGTTCTTTCCTTCGGCGTCGTGTCGGAGCTTGCGGTGGGCAGCTGGCTCGTTTATTTTTTGGAAAAAGCGTACGGCTGGGACACGGGAGACGCTTCCGGAATGCTGTCGGTCTTTTTCCTGTGCTTTATGCTGTCCAGGCTGCTGGTCGGTCCGATCACCGATAAAATCGGGTATACGGTGTCCGTTATGATCTTCTCGGCCTTTTCCGGGCTGTGCAGTCTCGCGGCGATCGTGATCGGGGAAAAGGGGGCCGTTCTGTTCGCGATTGCCGGCATCGGCATCGCGCCGATCTATCCGACGGTGATGGCCATGCTGTCCAAGCGCTATGCCGGAGGCGTGGATACGGCCATCACGTTCACCGTTACGCTGATGGGCATCGCGAGCGTCGTCGGCAATTTGCTGATCGGGTATATCATCGAATGGGTGCGGCAGCTGTTTTCGGCGCGGGGTACGGCGGGCAGCGAGCTGCTCGGGCTGCAGGCGGGGTACGGGTTTATCGCCGTATTGGCGCTTTTATGCTCGGCGACCTGTCTGCTGCTGTACGTTCGCCTGCGCCAAAGACGGGAGCTCGTGTAA
- a CDS encoding nitroreductase family protein produces MSVSSAAQSQASFESVIRERRSVRHYDASAQISEQELKDLLKEATLAPSSSNLQPWRFLVINDSEAKKRLLPIANNQQQVVEASAVIAVLGDRDAYKQSEKINRLAVEAGYMTEEFAATFTANSTKLYGALPSERREKIALIDGGLVSMQLMLAAKARGYDTVPMGGYNAEQLIAEFRIPDPYVPVMLIAVGKAATPGRPTSRLPVEDVTVWNTF; encoded by the coding sequence ATGTCTGTCTCATCCGCCGCGCAATCGCAGGCAAGCTTCGAATCGGTCATCCGGGAACGCCGTTCCGTCCGCCATTACGACGCCTCGGCGCAAATTTCCGAACAGGAATTGAAAGATCTGCTGAAGGAGGCGACGCTGGCGCCTTCGAGCAGCAATTTGCAGCCTTGGCGCTTTCTGGTGATCAACGATTCGGAAGCGAAAAAGCGTCTGTTGCCGATCGCCAACAATCAGCAGCAAGTCGTCGAAGCGTCCGCCGTCATCGCCGTGCTGGGCGACAGGGATGCTTACAAGCAATCGGAGAAAATCAACCGCCTGGCGGTCGAAGCCGGGTATATGACGGAGGAGTTCGCCGCAACGTTTACGGCGAATTCCACCAAGCTCTATGGCGCGCTTCCGTCGGAACGGAGAGAAAAAATCGCGCTGATCGACGGCGGACTCGTCAGCATGCAGCTGATGCTGGCGGCGAAAGCCCGCGGCTATGACACCGTTCCGATGGGCGGCTACAACGCGGAGCAGCTCATCGCCGAATTCCGCATTCCGGACCCCTACGTGCCGGTCATGCTCATCGCCGTCGGCAAAGCGGCCACCCCGGGGCGTCCGACTTCCCGGCTGCCCGTCGAAGACGTGACGGTTTGGAACACGTTTTAA
- a CDS encoding MarR family transcriptional regulator: protein MDNQVRKQAIDRYKRTMFTVQRRLHSLIKELMPEDLTVDQYFITDYLLTHGKCTSTELAEAFCVGKSSITAIMTRLFDKQLVLRVPDEKDRRVISLLLTEEGRRLAEELGEKVDHLLADYLVSFTDEEADRFLTTYEKLADVLVYRQERG, encoded by the coding sequence ATGGACAATCAGGTGCGCAAGCAGGCGATCGACCGCTACAAGCGCACGATGTTTACGGTTCAGCGAAGGCTGCATTCGCTGATCAAGGAACTGATGCCGGAAGATTTGACGGTCGACCAGTATTTCATTACGGACTATTTGCTGACGCACGGCAAGTGCACGTCCACCGAGCTGGCGGAGGCGTTTTGCGTCGGCAAGAGCTCGATTACCGCGATTATGACCCGCCTGTTCGACAAGCAGCTCGTGCTGCGGGTCCCGGACGAGAAGGACCGGCGCGTCATCTCGCTTCTGCTGACCGAGGAAGGCAGGCGCCTGGCTGAGGAGCTGGGGGAGAAGGTGGATCATTTGCTGGCCGATTACCTGGTTTCGTTCACGGATGAGGAAGCCGACCGGTTTCTGACGACTTACGAGAAGCTGGCGGATGTATTAGTTTACAGGCAAGAGAGGGGTTAA
- a CDS encoding response regulator — protein MIRACLVDDEEHALNILSILLQKTGEVEVVGMAGNGYEGLEMIRKLRPDAVFLDIEMPGMSGVELAETILAENLETQIVFVTAYDRYAISAFEQAAIDYLLKPLETSRLEKTVQRIRKGKSFFESVGKSAEEAAGRDAEQADEPIRIKLLGGVGAMNGRGDYLKWRTGKEKELFACLALHLHEFVHRDHILDKLWPEEPFHKAKVYLHTCVSYLRREFRQYGLVKAVVYEEEKYMLGSDLLESDYRQLKESLQAMKQASQLSTKELERVLSMYAGPLFMDEDYPWAEPEIRHLDQEIANLRMELLRRYESQGDDARLIKAARVYIQTWPYNEEAYRLLMSGHRRLGQHDEVHRVYRQLTDRFDELAIEPSELTKRLYADICSGRA, from the coding sequence ATGATACGCGCTTGTCTGGTGGACGACGAGGAGCATGCGCTCAACATTTTGAGCATCCTGCTGCAGAAAACGGGCGAAGTCGAAGTCGTGGGCATGGCGGGGAACGGGTACGAAGGGTTGGAAATGATCCGGAAGTTGCGTCCGGACGCGGTGTTCCTCGATATCGAAATGCCCGGCATGAGCGGGGTGGAGCTGGCCGAGACCATTTTGGCCGAAAATCTGGAAACGCAGATCGTTTTCGTGACGGCGTACGATCGCTATGCGATTTCGGCGTTCGAACAGGCGGCCATCGATTATTTGCTCAAACCGCTGGAGACGAGCCGGCTGGAAAAGACGGTGCAGCGCATCCGCAAAGGGAAATCGTTCTTCGAATCCGTCGGCAAAAGCGCCGAAGAAGCCGCGGGACGCGATGCGGAGCAGGCAGACGAGCCGATCCGGATCAAGCTGCTGGGCGGCGTCGGGGCGATGAACGGCCGCGGAGACTATTTGAAATGGCGGACCGGGAAGGAAAAGGAACTGTTCGCTTGCCTTGCGCTGCACCTTCACGAGTTCGTGCACCGCGATCATATTTTGGACAAGCTGTGGCCGGAGGAGCCGTTTCATAAGGCGAAAGTGTATTTGCATACGTGCGTCAGCTATTTGCGCAGGGAGTTCAGGCAGTACGGTCTGGTTAAAGCGGTCGTTTACGAGGAGGAAAAGTACATGCTCGGTTCCGACTTGCTTGAGTCCGATTACCGTCAGCTCAAGGAGTCGCTGCAGGCGATGAAGCAGGCGTCGCAGCTTTCGACCAAGGAACTGGAGCGCGTCCTTTCGATGTACGCGGGGCCGTTGTTTATGGACGAGGACTATCCTTGGGCCGAACCCGAAATTCGGCATTTGGACCAGGAGATCGCCAATCTGCGGATGGAGCTTCTTCGAAGATACGAATCGCAAGGAGACGATGCCCGGCTGATCAAGGCGGCGCGCGTCTACATTCAGACCTGGCCGTACAACGAGGAAGCGTACCGGCTGCTGATGAGCGGCCATCGAAGGCTGGGCCAGCACGACGAAGTTCATCGGGTGTACCGCCAATTGACCGACCGGTTCGACGAATTGGCGATCGAGCCGTCGGAGCTGACCAAGCGGCTGTATGCGGACATTTGCAGCGGCCGCGCATAG
- a CDS encoding alpha/beta hydrolase, whose product MPAWAIALVVLGVVMALIVSTCLYLYRFAFGRNRKTFMQKDPNVPQLDPSIVKQAQDWFGKQPFERVEIGAEDGITLRGHYLEAEDGGAVNKAVVLAHGYSGRGEDMTVFAHFYRELGYTVLMPDNRGHGSSGGRHIGFGWPDRKDYVRWIRYLVDREGKDVRILLHGVSMGGGTVLMTSGEPLPEQVKGIVSDCAYSSLKGILTYQLKQMFRLPAFPFIPLTSLICKLRAGFFFGEASVVRQVRKNSRPILLIHGGRDAFVPPSMADELYEAIRSPKERLIVAKAQHGNSLLIDPEGYRKAVAEFAKRCIDDGVGVPARPLDAIEPPEAPEAATEAPEAAEAGEGERANVAIPTPAPS is encoded by the coding sequence ATGCCGGCATGGGCAATTGCGTTGGTCGTCTTGGGCGTCGTGATGGCTCTGATCGTTTCGACTTGCTTGTATTTGTACCGGTTTGCGTTCGGGCGAAACCGGAAAACGTTCATGCAAAAGGACCCGAACGTGCCCCAGCTCGATCCGTCGATCGTGAAGCAAGCGCAAGACTGGTTCGGCAAACAGCCGTTCGAGCGCGTCGAAATCGGGGCGGAGGACGGGATAACGCTCCGCGGCCATTATTTGGAGGCGGAGGACGGGGGCGCCGTCAACAAGGCGGTTGTGTTGGCCCACGGCTACTCCGGCCGGGGAGAGGATATGACGGTTTTCGCCCACTTTTACCGGGAGCTGGGCTATACGGTGCTCATGCCCGACAATCGCGGCCACGGCAGCAGCGGAGGCCGGCACATCGGCTTCGGTTGGCCGGATCGCAAGGACTACGTTCGCTGGATTCGATACCTGGTGGATCGCGAAGGCAAGGACGTCCGGATTTTGCTGCACGGGGTTTCCATGGGCGGAGGGACGGTGCTGATGACGAGCGGGGAGCCGCTGCCGGAACAAGTGAAGGGCATCGTCTCCGATTGCGCGTACAGCTCGCTCAAGGGCATTCTAACGTACCAGTTAAAACAAATGTTCAGGCTGCCGGCATTTCCGTTCATCCCGCTGACGAGCCTGATTTGCAAGCTGAGGGCGGGATTTTTTTTCGGGGAAGCATCGGTTGTCCGCCAGGTTCGGAAAAATTCGCGGCCGATCCTGCTCATCCACGGGGGCAGGGACGCCTTCGTGCCGCCCTCGATGGCCGACGAATTGTACGAGGCGATCCGGTCGCCCAAAGAGAGGCTTATCGTCGCCAAGGCGCAGCACGGCAATTCGCTGCTGATCGACCCCGAAGGGTACCGCAAGGCGGTCGCCGAATTCGCGAAGCGCTGCATCGACGACGGAGTCGGCGTCCCGGCACGGCCTCTGGATGCAATCGAACCGCCGGAAGCTCCGGAAGCGGCAACCGAAGCGCCGGAGGCGGCGGAAGCGGGCGAAGGGGAACGGGCGAACGTCGCGATCCCGACCCCTGCTCCGTCGTAA